A single window of Vigna unguiculata cultivar IT97K-499-35 chromosome 1, ASM411807v1, whole genome shotgun sequence DNA harbors:
- the LOC114183469 gene encoding E3 ubiquitin-protein ligase AIRP2-like isoform X1, with amino-acid sequence MAMIPYQLSRLPYHDSLKVLEADIQHANALAAAIPRAKGGTVLQMKLVYNQLAPLFLLFLQWMDCSCAGFLHRYLNLFHIIIYKVHNDGRSNMSTHGRKATIGDFYAVILPSLQRLHGSLEKLEAVEEGESSIEGSSYGNKVIEATGRLTNIDLQREDECGICLEPCTKMVLPGCCHAMCIKCYRKWNRKSESCPFCRGSLRRVNSEDLWVLTCDDDVVDAETVSKEDLLRFYLYISKLPKDHPDALFLMYYEYLI; translated from the exons ATGGCAATGATTCCGTACCAACTTTCCCGTTTACCTTACCACGATTCCCTCAAAGTACTTGAGGCTGATATACAGCACGCCAATGCTTT GGCTGCTGCAATTCCCAGAGCCAAGGGTGGGActgttcttcaaatgaaattgGTTTACAATCAGTTGGCTCCTCTCTTCCTGTTATTTCTACAATGGATGGATTGTTCTTGTGCAGGCTTTCTCCATAGGTATCTCAACCTCTTCCACATAATTATATACAAg GTACACAATGATGGTAGATCAAACATGTCTACACATGGAAGGAAGGCTACAATTGGGGACTTTTATG CCGTAATACTGCCATCTCTCCAAAGGCTTCATGGTAGTTTGGAGAAGTTGGAGGCTGTGGAAGAAGGAGAATCAAGCATAGAAGGTTCAAGTTATGGCAATAAGGTGATTGAAGCAACTGGGAGATTAACCAATATTGATTTGCAAAGAGAAGATGAATGTGGAATTTGCTTAGAGCCTTGCACCAAAATGGTTTTACCTGGTTGCTGTCATGCCATGTGTATCAAATGCTACCGCAAGTG GAACAGAAAATCAGAGTCTTGTCCTTTTTGTCGTGGCAGCTTGAGGAGAGTTAATTCAGAGGATCTATGGGTGCTAACTTGTGAcgatgatgttgttgatgctGAAACAGTTTCTAAAGAGGATTTGTTGCGTTTTTATCTCTATATCAGCAAGCTGCCAAAAGATCACCCAGATGCACTTTTTCTAATGTATTATGAATACCTcatttaa
- the LOC114183469 gene encoding E3 ubiquitin-protein ligase AIRP2-like isoform X2 — translation MLCFLHRYLNLFHIIIYKVHNDGRSNMSTHGRKATIGDFYAVILPSLQRLHGSLEKLEAVEEGESSIEGSSYGNKVIEATGRLTNIDLQREDECGICLEPCTKMVLPGCCHAMCIKCYRKWNRKSESCPFCRGSLRRVNSEDLWVLTCDDDVVDAETVSKEDLLRFYLYISKLPKDHPDALFLMYYEYLI, via the exons ATGCTTT GCTTTCTCCATAGGTATCTCAACCTCTTCCACATAATTATATACAAg GTACACAATGATGGTAGATCAAACATGTCTACACATGGAAGGAAGGCTACAATTGGGGACTTTTATG CCGTAATACTGCCATCTCTCCAAAGGCTTCATGGTAGTTTGGAGAAGTTGGAGGCTGTGGAAGAAGGAGAATCAAGCATAGAAGGTTCAAGTTATGGCAATAAGGTGATTGAAGCAACTGGGAGATTAACCAATATTGATTTGCAAAGAGAAGATGAATGTGGAATTTGCTTAGAGCCTTGCACCAAAATGGTTTTACCTGGTTGCTGTCATGCCATGTGTATCAAATGCTACCGCAAGTG GAACAGAAAATCAGAGTCTTGTCCTTTTTGTCGTGGCAGCTTGAGGAGAGTTAATTCAGAGGATCTATGGGTGCTAACTTGTGAcgatgatgttgttgatgctGAAACAGTTTCTAAAGAGGATTTGTTGCGTTTTTATCTCTATATCAGCAAGCTGCCAAAAGATCACCCAGATGCACTTTTTCTAATGTATTATGAATACCTcatttaa